The following nucleotide sequence is from Saccharomyces kudriavzevii IFO 1802 strain IFO1802 genome assembly, chromosome: 5.
AATTTCGGTCTATTTTTCTAAAGTAATAGGGTTTGCCTATAGACTCTAAACTGGAAATGCTTATGAACTACTCCACTCTCTTAAGATTTCTCCTCTCTTCTTTGCATTGCTGTCAGCCCACTTACGAATGCTAGCTGAGTTTGTATTGTAGTATTCCTATTTCGGACAAAAATATCGGGAAGAggtgaaaagagaaaacttGCTACTTTTCGATGGCATAATGCTATCAATAAACAGCTAGAAAAGGCTAGTTGAACTCGCGTAGAAAAGTGTCTATACATCTGTCCTGCCGAATAATCCTAGACGGTCAGTGTTCTCATGCAAAACAAGGATATAGAGATAGTAAAggacaaaacaaaaaagcgTTTACTTAGAAGAAATAGTGCCCCGCCAGCTATACAGATAATTTCACAGCTGGACAAAAAATGGTCCTTCCTATGGAACACTGTTGATAGACACAAAGGTATCGAAGAGCACGAAAATAGGAGTGAAGCGGaacatgaagaagaacaagaggaTGATTATGAGTTAGAGCAACTGCTGAACATGGTAAGAATACCGCTCTTCctggaaaaattcatgCTCTTTGCACTCTTAACAAGCCTGGATTGTTTCCTGTATTACTTTACTGTATTACCGATACGACTGATAAAGGGATATGTGAAACAGTTTAAGAGCTATCGTCAGCACTATCACTCACAACAGAGGTTTGGACATAAACGTAAGATACCCTTCAGATACAAGATAACTTCAACGGAATATAAAGAGAGGTGTATGATTTTCATCATAGTGATATCGTCCATTTTGTTGAGCAAATTAGATACATCGAAGCTATACCACAGGATAAGACGACAAAGCGCAATGAAGCTCTATATGCTATTCAGTGTACTGGAAATGGCAGACAAAATGTTGGCAAGCCTGGGTCAAAGCTTGTTCACAGTTATGCTTTCTAGAAAAAACTCTCAACGGATGTTTCTACACAAGTGCCTATTGTTGTCAATTAGCTTACTTTATGTGACTATACACGGTTATGTGCTGGTCTACCAAGCGATTTCATTAAACATAGCTGTAAATTCGTATTCCAATGCTTTGCTGACTTTACTTCTGTCCATGCAGTTTGCAGAAATTAAATCATCggtattgaaaaaattcgaCAAAGAAGgctttttccaaatcacTATTGCAGACGTGGTAGAGAGATTTAAGTTGACCCTATTATTGTCAATCATTGGTCTTAGAAACCTCCGATCGTGGACATCCTCACTATCAAGTACAAGTATCAATATATGGAATCCACGTTCGACATTGTCAGTCGTCATTAACATCCTCTGTGGGCCAATGGTTAGCGTCGTGGGAAGCGAGGTCATAGTGGATTGGGCCAAGCATGCATACATCACAAAGTTCAATCGCATCCGTCCACAGATATACGATAAGTTCTATCTTATTGTATACAAAGACTATTCCACCAGAACGcacaaatttgaagatagaCTAGGACTGTCTTTACCTGCGTTggttattcttttcattgtcATGGTCAGGCCGACGCTTTTCAAATCACCGGAATCTTCTTACCTTCC
It contains:
- the EMP65 gene encoding Emp65p (similar to Saccharomyces cerevisiae YER140W; ancestral locus Anc_8.182) produces the protein MQNKDIEIVKDKTKKRLLRRNSAPPAIQIISQLDKKWSFLWNTVDRHKGIEEHENRSEAEHEEEQEDDYELEQLLNMVRIPLFLEKFMLFALLTSLDCFLYYFTVLPIRLIKGYVKQFKSYRQHYHSQQRFGHKRKIPFRYKITSTEYKERCMIFIIVISSILLSKLDTSKLYHRIRRQSAMKLYMLFSVLEMADKMLASLGQSLFTVMLSRKNSQRMFLHKCLLLSISLLYVTIHGYVLVYQAISLNIAVNSYSNALLTLLLSMQFAEIKSSVLKKFDKEGFFQITIADVVERFKLTLLLSIIGLRNLRSWTSSLSSTSINIWNPRSTLSVVINILCGPMVSVVGSEVIVDWAKHAYITKFNRIRPQIYDKFYLIVYKDYSTRTHKFEDRLGLSLPALVILFIVMVRPTLFKSPESSYLPSLFRIFFIGGLVFLLALLTKFVLDLVLIKWGKRIEQQSANQKLNTTVTENDYVPGLLSGGMGKIDVTTRIALHSDHNKENEIGTQPTSSIQKRESWPALHNPPSLNDIRRQKDSKSPRSLENVARYKMVSKRIW